AGGATGCGCTCGGGGTTCTCCCGCTGGAAGACGTTCCGACCCACGGCGAGACCGGCGCCACCCGCGTCGATCACGCTCTTGACGTTCGAGAGGAACTCCTCGTCGGAGCGCTTCGAGCCACCGGACATGACGACCTTCGTCTTGCCGGCCATCCGGACTGTTTCCTCCATCGCGTCCTGACTGCCGGGGTATTTGACCTTGGCCACGTCCGCGCCGAGTTCGAGGCCGAGCCGGGCCGAGTACGCGATGCTCTCGGGGGTCTTGGCGTTCCGGAGGCCCTGGCCGCGTGGGTAGGACCACATGACGACCGGCATGTCGTACTCCTGGTGGGCCCGCTCCTGGGCGTCGCGGAACTCCTCGACCATCTCGATCTCGTGGTTCGAACCGCCGTAGACGGTGAATCCGATCGAGTCGGCACCGATCTCGTGGGCGTAGTCGACCGACCAGTTGACGGCCGAGTTGGGCTCGCCGCGCCAGAGGTTCGACGTGCCG
This Halorientalis sp. IM1011 DNA region includes the following protein-coding sequences:
- a CDS encoding class I fructose-bisphosphate aldolase, whose protein sequence is MIPIDDSPLTRDGKVLILAYDHGLEHGPVDFEDVPESADPAHVFDVATHDAVTSLAVQKGVAEAYYPSYEDDVDLLAKLNGTSNLWRGEPNSAVNWSVDYAHEIGADSIGFTVYGGSNHEIEMVEEFRDAQERAHQEYDMPVVMWSYPRGQGLRNAKTPESIAYSARLGLELGADVAKVKYPGSQDAMEETVRMAGKTKVVMSGGSKRSDEEFLSNVKSVIDAGGAGLAVGRNVFQRENPERILDALEKVIFEESSVEEALAAAEGAAPEAE